The Triticum aestivum cultivar Chinese Spring chromosome 7B, IWGSC CS RefSeq v2.1, whole genome shotgun sequence genome window below encodes:
- the LOC123157400 gene encoding bidirectional sugar transporter SWEET15, whose amino-acid sequence MAFLNMEQHTWAFTFGILGNIISLMVFLSPLPTFYRVYRKKSTEGFQSTPYLVTLFSCLLWMYYAFLKSGSELLLTINAVGCVIESLYIAMYLVYAPKSARLLTAKLFIGLDVGLFGLIALVTMLASHGTLRVQVVGWICVAVALGVFAAPLSIIRLVIRTKSVEFMPFSLSFFLVLSAVIWFAYGALKKDIFVAMPNVLGFLFGVAQMALYMAYRNKKPATVVLVHEEMKLPEHVKEVAGGAKQGGAPTEGRISCGAEVHPIDVLPAVADEQAAAAADEDVIRDDQNMLRPEQPAVIKPDVAIVVQA is encoded by the exons ATGGCTTTCCTGAACATGGAGCAGCACACCTGGGCCTTCACCTTCGGTATCCTAG GCAACATCATCTCACTGATGGTCTTCCTTTCACCACT CCCGACGTTCTACCGTGTGTACCGCAAGAAGTCGACGGAGGGGTTCCAGTCGACGCCCTACCTGGTGACGCTCTTCAGCTGCCTGCTGTGGATGTACTACGCCTTCCTCAAGTCCGGCTCCGAGCTCCTCCTCACCATCAACGCCGTCGGCTGCGTCATCGAGAGCCTCTACATCGCCATGTACCTGGTCTACGCCCCCAAGAGCGCCAGGCTCCTCACCGCCAAGCTCTTCATTGGCCTCGACGTCGGCCTCTTCGGCCTCATCGCCCTCGTCACCATGCTGGCGTCGCACGGCACCCTCCGCGTCCAGGTCGTCGGCTGGATCTGCGTCGCCGTCGCGCTCGGCGTCTTCGCGGCTCCCTTGAGCATCATC AGGCTTGTGATCCGTACCAAGAGCGTGGAGTTCATGCCCTTCTCGCTGTCCTTCTTCCTGGTTCTCAGCGCCGTCATCTGGTTCGCATACGGCGCGCTCAAGAAGGACATCTTCGTGGCGATGCCCAACGTGCTGGGCTTCTTGTTCGGCGTGGCGCAGATGGCGCTTTACATGGCGTACCGGAACAAGAAGCCCGCCACCGTGGTACTGGTGCACGAGGAGATGAAGCTGCCAGAGCACGTCAAGGAGGTGGCCGGCGGCGCCAAGCAGGGCGGCGCGCCCACCGAGGGGAGGATCAGCTGCGGCGCCGAGGTGCACCCCATTGACGTGCTCCCTGCCGTGGCCGACGAGCAAGCCGCCGCAGCGGCCGACGAAGACGTGATCCGCGACGACCAGAACATGCTCAGGCCAGAGCAGCCGGCGGTCATCAAGCCTGACGTCGCCATTGTCGTCCAGGCGTAG